One segment of Gasterosteus aculeatus chromosome 3, fGasAcu3.hap1.1, whole genome shotgun sequence DNA contains the following:
- the LOC120815640 gene encoding putative oxidoreductase ZK1290.5 — MLLAPNQSCPTVSLSNGLRIPIFGLGTSHDGGYSHDAVVYALKECGVRHIDTAKRYGCEQKLGDAIRESGIPRSDLWVTNKLWPGDYGYQAAKQACLDSCSLMGLKYFDLYLMHWPEATQPGRSNREMRAETWRALEELHEEGLCSAIGVSNFLVHHLEELKEDCSVVPHVNQVEYHPFQQPKHLMEYCRQEGIVFEGYSPLAKGQVLDDPAVLRIAQKYGRTPAQICIRWSIQNGVVTIPKSINKKRIQENCQVFGFQLEKSDMAALGSLDDGRHVSWDPTKVK, encoded by the exons ATGCTCTTGGCACCAAACCAGAGTTGTCCAACAGTGTCACTTTCCAATGGCCTGCGGATTCCAATATTCGGATTAG GCACCTCGCATGATGGCGGATACTCCCACGATGCCGTCGTGTACGCGCTCAAAGAGTGTGGCGTGCGCCACATTGACACAGCAAAGCGCTACGGCTGCGAGCAGAAACTGGGCGACGCCATCAGAGAGAGTGGGATTCCACGGAGTGACCTGTGGGTCACCAACAAACTGTGGCCCGGGGACTACGGATACCAAGCTGCAAAGCAAGCCTGCCTGGACTCCTGCTCCCTGATGGGGTTAAAATACTTTG ATTTGTACCTGATGCACTGGCCAGAGGCAACGCAACCTGGACGCTCCAACAGGGAGATGAGAGCCGAGACCTGGAGAGCTCTAGAG GAACTGCATGAAGAAG GGCTGTGCTCTGCTATTGGAGTGAGCAACTTTTTGGTCCATCACCTGGAAGAGTTGAAGGAAGACTGCAGTGTCGTGCCCCATGTTAACCAG GTGGAGTACCACCCTTTCCAGCAGCCCAAGCACCTGATGGAGTACTGCCGTCAGGAGGGGATTGTATTTGAAGGTTACAGTCCTCTGGCCAAAGGTCAAGTCCTCGACGACCCGGCCGTTCTTCGGATTGCACAAAAATACGGACGCACGCCGGCTCAGATCTGCATCCGCTGGAGTATTCAG AATGGAGTTGTCACAATCCCTAAATCCATCAACAAGAAAAGGATTCAAGAAAACTGCCAA GTGTTTGGCTTCCAGCTGGAGAAGTCGGACATGGCCGCTTTAGGGAGCTTGGATGATGGAAGACATGTGAGTTGGGATCCGACCAAAGTAAAGTAA
- the extl2 gene encoding exostosin-like 2 produces MRSPRCFSGLRRAHLLWPILLLLLVGAALTALLPPAEEDHAGIDVAGVLSRTRSQRDYPARGPLGGGGGVTEDEQQRFTIVIQTYNRTDVLLKLLNHYQAVPRLHRIVIVWNNIGTRTPLELWNSLQPHPVPVIFKEQTSNLMRNRLQPFPEIGTDAVLMLDDDTLVSVPDISFAFSVWKQFSDQIVGFVPRKHVSTPGGVYSYGSFELQDPETSGGDKYSMVLIGAAFFHRRYLQLFRDQPRAVHALVDETQNCDDIAVNFAVALYLREHSAGSVAKPSGVFVKPVDLRNLEKDASSGYQGMWHRPEHLLQRSYCLNRLAQIYGFMPLCFSNLMVSQFGFPSYANHKGRA; encoded by the exons ATGAG GTCCCCCCGATGCTTCTCGGGGCTCAGGCGAGCCCACCTCCTGTGGCcgatcctgctgctgctcctggtcGGCGCAGCCCTCACggctctgctgccccctgccGAGGAGGACCACGCAGGCATCGATGTCGCGGGAGTGCTGAGCAGGACGAGGTCCCAGAGGGACTATCCCGCCCGGGGCCCCCtcggtggtggtggcggcgtcACGGAGGACGAGCAGCAGAGGTTCACCATCGTCATCCAAACGTACAACCGCACGGACGTCTTGCTCAAGCTCCTGAACCATTACCAGGCGGTGCCTCGCCTTCACCGGATCGTCATCGTGTGGAACAACATCGGGACGCGGACGCCGCTGGAGTTGTGGAACTCTCTGCAGCCTCATCCGGTCCCCGTGATCTTCAAGGAGCAGACAAGCAATCTGATGCGCAACAGACTCCAACCCTTCCCTGAGATCGGTACTGATG CTGTGCTGATGCTGGACGACGACACGCTGGTCAGTGTTCCTGACATCAGTTTTGCCTTCTCTGTCTGGAAG CAATTTTCCGACCAAATTGTTGGGTTCGTACCACGTAAACATGTCTCGACACCAGGAGGAGTGTACAGTTATGGCAGCTTTGAACTTCAGGACCCAGAAACATCTGGAGGCGACAA ATACTCCATGGTCTTGATCGGTGCCGCCTTCTTCCACCGCCGCTACCTCCAGCTGTTCCGGGACCAGCCTCGGGCCGTCCACGCGCTGGTGGACGAGACCCAGAATTGCGACGACATCGCCGTTAACTTCGCCGTGGCGCTGTATTTGAGGGAGCACTCCGCCGGCAGCGTCGCCAAGCCCTCCGGGGTCTTCGTCAAACCCGTGGACCTCCGCAACCTGGAGAAGGACGCCAGCAGCGGGTACCAGGGTATGTGGCACCGGCCTGAACACCTGCTGCAGAGATCCTACTGCCTGAACAGGCTGGCGCAGATCTACGGCTTCATGCCGCTCTGCTTCTCCAACCTGATGGTCTCCCAGTTCGGCTTCCCGAGCTACGCCAACCACAAGGGTCGAGCTTGA
- the parla gene encoding presenilin-associated rhomboid-like protein A, mitochondrial isoform X1 yields the protein MAWRGCVMKWAKIEFLRSTNSTPRATRLNARDQQTCGFRREARRPDPNKGNVTRDSKATPSEAGTPPGPPPPIKVPRPPLFKPLMFTVGFTGFSFGAAAILQYETLKSRVQNAKEAEESEKLSQGSQDMAYWHDWWNQLSGFQQQLLLLLSMVDDFWSSLTEGQRTVTGDLFCRQTHMLSLCSLILHGHVFETVPHVFIVPSFLRPCFPGIIAVNAVVLCCWRIPSMQRTMIKYFTSNPASKTRCLPMILSSFSHYSVIHMVANMYVLWTFSSGIVSLLGREQFLAVYLSAGVISTMLSYICKAASGRLHPSLGASGAVMAVLAAVCAKMPEAKLGIIFLPMITFTAGNVLKALVAIDTAGLILGWRLFDHAAHLGGALFGIWYVSYGHKLIWRKREPLVKRWHDMRSPAAGGSRPGG from the exons ATGGCGTGGAGAGGATGCGTAATGAAATGGGCTAAAATAGAGTTCCTCAGGTCCACCAACAGCACCCCACGAGCAACCAG ACTGAACGCACGTGACCAACAGACGTGTGGTTTCCGTCGCGAGGCCAGAAGGCCGGATCCAAATAAAGGAAATGTCACCAGAGACTCAAAGGCCACCCCTTCTGAGGCTGGCACGCCGCCGGGACCCCCGCCGCCTATCAAGGTCCCGCGGCCGCCGCTCTTCAAACCGCTGATGTTCACAGTTGGG TTTACAGGTTTCTCCTTTGGTGCAGCGGCCATCCTGCAGTACGAGACGCTGAAGTCCAGAGTCCAGAATGCAAAAGAGGCAGAGGAGTCAGAAAAGCTCTCGCAG GGCTCTCAGGACATGGCGTACTGGCACGACTGGTGGAACCAGTTGTCGGgcttccagcagcagcttctcctcctgttGTCTATGGTGGACGACTTCTGGAGCAGCCTCACAGAGGGGCAGAGGACCGTTACCGGTGACTTAttttgcagacagacacacatgctgtcACTGTGTTCCTTAATATTGCACGGCCATGTGTTTGAAACAGTCCCACATGTCTTCATTGTCCCGAGCTTTCTGCGTCCATGTTTTCCAGGCATCATTGCTGTAAACGCTGTAGTCCTGTGTTGCTGGCGAATCCCATCCATGCAAAGAACCATGATCAAGTACTTCACGTCCAACCCAGCCTCCA AAACACGGTGCCTTCCCATGATCCTGTCCTCATTCAGCCACTACTCCGTCATCCACATGGTGGCCAACATGTATGTCCTGTGGACGTTCTCGTCAGGAATTGTCTCTCTCTTAGGCAGGGAACAGTTTCTTGCAGTCTACCTGTCTGCCG GTGTGATTTCCACTATGCTGAGCTACATTTGTAAAGCAGCATCTGGACGTCTCCATCCGTCCTTGGGAGCA TCGGGTGCCGTCATGGCCGTGCTGGCCGCAGTGTGTGCAAAAATGCCAGAGGCTAAACTGGGCATAATCTTCCTCCCCATGATCACTTTCACTGCAGGAAAT GTGCTTAAAGCTCTCGTTGCCATAGATACAGCAGGGCTCATACTGGGATGGCGGCTGTTTGACCACGCAGCTCACCTCGGCGGCGCCCTCTTTGGAAT ATGGTACGTGTCCTATGGTCACAAGCTGAtttggaggaagagggagcCCCTGGTGAAGCGGTGGCATGACATGCGTTCTCCAGCGGCCGGTGGATCGAGGCCCGGCGGTTGA
- the parla gene encoding presenilin-associated rhomboid-like protein A, mitochondrial isoform X2 produces MAWRGCVMKWAKIEFLRSTNSTPRATRLNARDQQTCGFRREARRPDPNKGNVTRDSKATPSEAGTPPGPPPPIKVPRPPLFKPLMFTVGFTGFSFGAAAILQYETLKSRVQNAKEAEESEKLSQGSQDMAYWHDWWNQLSGFQQQLLLLLSMVDDFWSSLTEGQRTVTGIIAVNAVVLCCWRIPSMQRTMIKYFTSNPASKTRCLPMILSSFSHYSVIHMVANMYVLWTFSSGIVSLLGREQFLAVYLSAGVISTMLSYICKAASGRLHPSLGASGAVMAVLAAVCAKMPEAKLGIIFLPMITFTAGNVLKALVAIDTAGLILGWRLFDHAAHLGGALFGIWYVSYGHKLIWRKREPLVKRWHDMRSPAAGGSRPGG; encoded by the exons ATGGCGTGGAGAGGATGCGTAATGAAATGGGCTAAAATAGAGTTCCTCAGGTCCACCAACAGCACCCCACGAGCAACCAG ACTGAACGCACGTGACCAACAGACGTGTGGTTTCCGTCGCGAGGCCAGAAGGCCGGATCCAAATAAAGGAAATGTCACCAGAGACTCAAAGGCCACCCCTTCTGAGGCTGGCACGCCGCCGGGACCCCCGCCGCCTATCAAGGTCCCGCGGCCGCCGCTCTTCAAACCGCTGATGTTCACAGTTGGG TTTACAGGTTTCTCCTTTGGTGCAGCGGCCATCCTGCAGTACGAGACGCTGAAGTCCAGAGTCCAGAATGCAAAAGAGGCAGAGGAGTCAGAAAAGCTCTCGCAG GGCTCTCAGGACATGGCGTACTGGCACGACTGGTGGAACCAGTTGTCGGgcttccagcagcagcttctcctcctgttGTCTATGGTGGACGACTTCTGGAGCAGCCTCACAGAGGGGCAGAGGACCGTTACCG GCATCATTGCTGTAAACGCTGTAGTCCTGTGTTGCTGGCGAATCCCATCCATGCAAAGAACCATGATCAAGTACTTCACGTCCAACCCAGCCTCCA AAACACGGTGCCTTCCCATGATCCTGTCCTCATTCAGCCACTACTCCGTCATCCACATGGTGGCCAACATGTATGTCCTGTGGACGTTCTCGTCAGGAATTGTCTCTCTCTTAGGCAGGGAACAGTTTCTTGCAGTCTACCTGTCTGCCG GTGTGATTTCCACTATGCTGAGCTACATTTGTAAAGCAGCATCTGGACGTCTCCATCCGTCCTTGGGAGCA TCGGGTGCCGTCATGGCCGTGCTGGCCGCAGTGTGTGCAAAAATGCCAGAGGCTAAACTGGGCATAATCTTCCTCCCCATGATCACTTTCACTGCAGGAAAT GTGCTTAAAGCTCTCGTTGCCATAGATACAGCAGGGCTCATACTGGGATGGCGGCTGTTTGACCACGCAGCTCACCTCGGCGGCGCCCTCTTTGGAAT ATGGTACGTGTCCTATGGTCACAAGCTGAtttggaggaagagggagcCCCTGGTGAAGCGGTGGCATGACATGCGTTCTCCAGCGGCCGGTGGATCGAGGCCCGGCGGTTGA